Proteins encoded by one window of Sorangium aterium:
- a CDS encoding DUF72 domain-containing protein: MRHRRRPALPLGARRAARPPAALASAAALPARVADVAERAGSSKLDRVSRSPGRRGADPSQLSLFGPAPEPAAVEAARERDAMAAVYDDAARLAAQLPPGLHLGTSSWSFPGWQGLVYAARQSTEELARDGLAEYARHPLLTTVGIDRSFYAPVPDSDFRRYGAQLPDGFRCVSKALHAVVSQTLERSQTPPGEDDGRSAGPARLEPNPDFLSVPLFLSRVAAPLLTVFRAHAGPVLLELPPVGPPHRLPPRAFFERLDAFLGALPRELSCAVELRERAYFTGEYREILGARGVAHAYSYWRNMPSPGAQAEVVPVSNAPFAVVRLSLKPGRRYEAEKRRFHPFNRVVEPDPEMRAEVARILCEAAALRIESFTLVNNKAEGSAPLTVRAVAEEVAGAWRAPTAPTTIAGG; this comes from the coding sequence GTGCGCCACCGGCGCAGGCCGGCGCTGCCGCTCGGCGCCCGGCGCGCCGCCCGCCCCCCTGCCGCGCTGGCCAGCGCAGCGGCCCTCCCCGCCCGCGTGGCCGATGTCGCGGAGCGCGCCGGAAGCAGTAAACTCGACCGGGTGAGCCGCTCCCCTGGGCGCCGAGGCGCCGACCCGTCGCAGCTCTCGCTGTTCGGTCCAGCGCCGGAGCCCGCCGCTGTCGAGGCGGCGCGCGAGCGCGACGCGATGGCGGCGGTCTACGACGACGCCGCCCGCCTGGCGGCGCAGCTGCCGCCGGGGCTCCACCTCGGCACGAGCTCGTGGAGCTTCCCCGGCTGGCAGGGCCTCGTCTACGCCGCGCGGCAGAGCACGGAGGAGCTCGCGCGCGACGGCCTCGCCGAGTACGCCCGGCACCCGCTGCTCACGACGGTCGGGATCGACCGCAGCTTCTACGCCCCCGTCCCCGACAGCGACTTCCGCCGTTACGGAGCGCAGCTGCCGGACGGCTTCCGCTGCGTGTCGAAGGCGCTGCACGCGGTCGTGTCCCAGACGCTGGAGCGATCGCAGACCCCGCCGGGCGAGGACGACGGGCGCAGCGCGGGCCCCGCTCGCCTCGAGCCGAACCCGGATTTCCTCTCGGTGCCGCTCTTCCTCTCGCGCGTCGCCGCGCCGCTGCTCACGGTCTTCCGGGCGCACGCGGGGCCGGTGCTGCTCGAGCTGCCCCCGGTCGGCCCGCCCCACCGGCTCCCGCCTCGCGCGTTCTTCGAGCGGCTCGACGCGTTCCTCGGCGCGCTGCCGCGCGAGCTCTCCTGCGCGGTCGAGCTCAGGGAGCGCGCGTATTTCACCGGCGAGTACCGGGAGATCCTCGGCGCCCGCGGCGTCGCCCACGCCTACAGCTACTGGCGCAACATGCCGTCTCCCGGGGCCCAGGCGGAGGTTGTGCCCGTCTCGAACGCCCCGTTCGCGGTCGTCCGGCTCTCGCTGAAGCCCGGCCGCCGCTACGAGGCGGAGAAGCGCCGGTTCCACCCGTTCAACCGGGTGGTCGAGCCGGATCCCGAGATGCGCGCGGAGGTCGCGCGGATCCTGTGCGAGGCCGCGGCGCTGCGCATCGAGAGCTTCACGCTCGTGAACAACAAGGCCGAGGGCTCGGCGCCCCTGACCGTGCGCGCCGTCGCCGAGGAGGTCGCCGGCGCGTGGCGCGCGCCCACGGCGCCCACGACGATCGCCGGCGGGTGA
- a CDS encoding phytoene desaturase family protein, whose product MKRSEAPARADVVIVGAGHNGLVAAVLLARRGLDVVVLEEKDAVGGAVKTEHPFRNAPGLGVSSGAYLLGLAPPELLREVGVTLPLRRRDPHYFLPTTDRRYLLFGSDQAAMKRQFLEFFSQADWDANSALQAELAALRDDIAPTWLEEPLSIEETAERYVRPALRQTFVALCRGTISDYLARFGWKSDLLQAMYAVTDAFSGLAGGFESPGTGMNFLIHNMCRLPGADGTWMIVEGGMGTISRLFAEKARAEGATIVTGARVARIESSGGAVSGVLLEDGARIAAKVVVSNADPYRTRALAGEAAIGASLSARLDALAKDGSTLKVNMALTGLPTFTCLPEDRGQFGPTIHLLPDEDVVMDTLRQAHRDAMSGRLPEFPAIEWYFHTPIDPSLRDAEGHHNAALFVQWVPYALAGGETWDQAAPRYVKHLLSICDRFAPGMSDLVLETFTLAPPDIERHFGITKGHIHHIDNSFGFADRVPYRFGLAGLYSCSAGTHPAGSVIGAAGHNAAKAALADLGK is encoded by the coding sequence GTGAAACGCAGTGAAGCTCCGGCCCGCGCCGATGTGGTCATCGTCGGCGCCGGCCACAACGGTCTCGTCGCCGCGGTCCTCCTCGCCCGCCGCGGGCTCGACGTGGTGGTGCTCGAGGAGAAGGACGCGGTCGGCGGCGCGGTGAAGACCGAGCACCCCTTCCGGAACGCGCCGGGCCTCGGCGTCTCGAGCGGCGCCTACCTGCTCGGGCTCGCCCCCCCCGAGCTGCTCCGCGAGGTCGGCGTCACCCTCCCCCTGCGGCGGCGCGATCCGCACTATTTCCTCCCGACCACGGACCGGCGCTACCTGCTGTTCGGCTCGGATCAGGCCGCGATGAAGCGGCAGTTCCTGGAGTTCTTCTCCCAGGCGGACTGGGACGCGAACAGCGCGCTCCAGGCCGAGCTCGCCGCGCTCCGGGACGACATCGCCCCGACGTGGCTAGAGGAGCCGCTCTCCATCGAGGAGACGGCGGAGCGCTACGTGCGGCCCGCCCTCCGGCAGACGTTCGTGGCGCTCTGCCGGGGCACGATCTCCGACTACCTCGCGCGGTTCGGCTGGAAGAGCGACCTCCTCCAGGCGATGTACGCCGTGACCGACGCCTTCTCGGGGCTCGCGGGCGGCTTCGAATCGCCCGGCACCGGCATGAACTTCCTCATCCACAACATGTGCCGCCTCCCCGGCGCCGACGGGACCTGGATGATCGTCGAGGGCGGGATGGGCACGATCTCCCGCCTCTTCGCCGAGAAGGCGAGGGCCGAGGGCGCGACGATCGTCACCGGCGCCCGCGTCGCGCGGATCGAGTCGTCCGGGGGCGCCGTCTCCGGCGTGCTCCTCGAGGACGGCGCGCGCATCGCCGCGAAGGTGGTCGTCTCGAACGCCGATCCGTACCGCACCCGCGCGCTCGCCGGCGAGGCGGCGATCGGGGCCTCGCTCTCGGCGCGGCTCGACGCGCTCGCGAAGGACGGCTCGACGCTCAAGGTCAACATGGCGCTGACCGGACTGCCCACGTTCACGTGCCTCCCGGAGGACCGCGGGCAGTTCGGGCCGACCATCCACCTCCTGCCGGACGAGGACGTCGTGATGGACACGCTGCGGCAGGCCCACCGCGACGCGATGAGCGGGCGCCTCCCGGAGTTCCCCGCGATCGAGTGGTACTTCCACACGCCGATCGACCCGAGCCTGCGCGACGCGGAGGGCCACCACAACGCGGCGCTCTTCGTGCAGTGGGTGCCCTACGCGCTCGCGGGCGGCGAGACGTGGGACCAGGCCGCGCCGCGCTACGTGAAGCACCTCCTCTCGATCTGCGATCGCTTCGCGCCCGGGATGAGCGACCTCGTGCTGGAGACGTTCACGCTGGCGCCGCCGGACATCGAGCGGCACTTCGGGATCACGAAGGGGCACATCCACCACATCGACAACAGCTTCGGCTTCGCCGATCGCGTGCCCTACCGGTTCGGGCTGGCCGGGCTCTACTCGTGCAGCGCGGGGACGCACCCGGCCGGGTCGGTCATCGGCGCGGCGGGGCACAACGCCGCGAAGGCCGCGCTCGCCGACCTCGGGAAGTGA
- a CDS encoding ATP-binding cassette domain-containing protein, protein MTLEATGIHKRLSGRDVLSGVDLRCGPSEVAVVMGENGAGKSTLLRVVVGLLEPDRGAVTLSGEAVHGAAVAARRRLGYAPDATEALPDLQVAELCALVRALKQAPPLDGAWRAWIERLGAAAFYRQRLSGLSFGQRKRALLLAALVGDPWLLVIDEPTNGLDAEGARTVLELIEQRRAEGKATLLTTNDAAFAAAIGGHVRRLNGGRLSEE, encoded by the coding sequence GTGACGCTGGAGGCGACGGGGATCCACAAGCGGCTCTCGGGCAGGGACGTGCTCTCGGGCGTCGACCTCCGCTGCGGACCTTCGGAGGTGGCGGTCGTGATGGGCGAGAACGGCGCCGGCAAATCGACCTTGCTGCGGGTCGTCGTCGGGTTGCTGGAGCCCGATCGCGGCGCCGTGACGCTCTCGGGGGAGGCCGTCCACGGCGCCGCGGTCGCGGCGCGGCGCCGGCTCGGCTACGCGCCCGACGCGACCGAGGCGCTGCCCGATCTCCAGGTCGCGGAGCTCTGCGCCCTCGTGCGCGCGCTCAAGCAGGCGCCGCCGCTCGACGGCGCGTGGCGCGCGTGGATCGAGCGGCTCGGCGCGGCCGCCTTCTACCGGCAGCGGCTCTCTGGGCTGTCGTTCGGTCAGCGCAAGCGCGCGCTCCTGCTCGCTGCGCTGGTGGGCGATCCTTGGCTGCTCGTGATCGACGAGCCGACCAACGGGCTGGACGCCGAGGGGGCGCGCACGGTGCTGGAGCTCATCGAGCAACGCCGCGCGGAGGGGAAGGCGACGCTCCTCACGACGAACGACGCGGCCTTCGCGGCGGCGATCGGGGGGCACGTGCGCCGGCTGAACGGGGGGCGGCTCAGCGAGGAGTAG
- the folD gene encoding bifunctional methylenetetrahydrofolate dehydrogenase/methenyltetrahydrofolate cyclohydrolase FolD translates to MAAKILDGKAIAQKVRDEVREGVARFAAAHGRPPGLEVVLVGEDPASVTHTRSKERMSNEVGIRGRLRALPAATTEAELLACVAELDADDTVDGILVQLPLPAHIRAHAVLDAIDPAKDVDGLHPMNAGLLAMGRPGAIAPCTPVGCMRLLAEAGVELGGARAVVVGRSNLVGRPMAQLLLARHATVAIAHTRTRDLKALCREADVLVAAAGKAKLIGGDWIKEGATVIDVGMNRDDAGKLVGDVDFDAARERAAWITPVPGGVGPMTIASLLATTLRAAEARVAKR, encoded by the coding sequence ATGGCGGCGAAGATCCTGGACGGCAAGGCGATCGCGCAGAAGGTCCGCGACGAGGTGCGGGAGGGGGTGGCGCGCTTCGCGGCCGCCCACGGTCGGCCCCCCGGCCTCGAGGTGGTGCTCGTCGGTGAGGACCCGGCCAGCGTGACCCACACGCGGAGCAAGGAGAGGATGTCGAACGAGGTCGGCATTCGAGGCCGGCTCCGCGCGCTCCCTGCCGCGACGACCGAGGCCGAGCTGCTCGCGTGCGTCGCGGAGCTCGACGCGGACGACACCGTCGACGGGATCCTCGTCCAGCTGCCGCTGCCGGCGCACATCCGCGCGCACGCCGTGCTCGACGCCATCGACCCCGCGAAGGACGTCGACGGCCTCCACCCGATGAACGCAGGTCTGCTCGCGATGGGCCGCCCGGGCGCCATCGCGCCGTGCACGCCGGTCGGCTGCATGCGCCTGCTCGCGGAGGCGGGCGTCGAGCTCGGCGGCGCCCGCGCGGTGGTGGTCGGGCGGAGCAACCTCGTCGGCAGGCCGATGGCGCAGCTGCTGCTCGCGCGGCACGCGACGGTCGCGATCGCCCACACGCGCACGCGCGATCTCAAGGCGCTCTGCCGCGAGGCCGACGTCCTCGTGGCCGCGGCGGGCAAGGCGAAGCTCATCGGCGGCGACTGGATCAAGGAAGGGGCCACGGTGATCGACGTCGGCATGAACCGCGACGACGCGGGCAAGCTGGTGGGCGACGTCGATTTCGACGCCGCCAGGGAGCGGGCCGCGTGGATCACGCCGGTGCCCGGCGGCGTCGGCCCCATGACGATAGCCTCGCTGCTCGCGACGACGCTGCGCGCCGCGGAAGCGCGCGTCGCGAAGCGGTAG
- a CDS encoding class I SAM-dependent methyltransferase produces the protein MTGELAPAPQLDADAEAASAAERAAAFVARETAVACPPFVPEVRLHLATEVTPLWHATEAALARAGVPPPYWAFAWAGGQALARYLLDHPATVSGKRVLDLASGGGIVAIAAVLAGAGRVSAADIDPFAAAALRLNAALNGVTVDVITEDLTASGATAAWDVIVAGDVCYERAMVDRVLPWLRQKAAGATAVIVGDPGRAYCPSEAIEELARYLVPTPLDLEGREQRETRVLRLLPRPSDRGEGQPSP, from the coding sequence GTGACGGGGGAGCTCGCGCCCGCGCCGCAGCTCGACGCCGACGCGGAGGCCGCCTCCGCCGCCGAGCGCGCCGCGGCGTTCGTCGCGCGCGAGACGGCCGTCGCCTGTCCGCCGTTCGTCCCCGAGGTCAGGCTCCACCTGGCGACCGAGGTCACGCCGCTCTGGCACGCGACCGAGGCGGCGCTCGCGCGCGCGGGCGTGCCGCCGCCGTACTGGGCGTTCGCGTGGGCGGGCGGGCAGGCGCTCGCGCGGTACCTCCTCGATCATCCCGCGACGGTGTCGGGCAAGCGCGTCCTCGACCTCGCCTCCGGCGGCGGCATCGTTGCGATCGCCGCGGTGCTCGCCGGTGCGGGGCGCGTGAGCGCCGCCGACATCGATCCGTTCGCCGCGGCGGCGCTCCGGCTGAACGCGGCCCTGAACGGCGTCACCGTCGACGTGATCACCGAGGATCTCACGGCGAGCGGCGCGACGGCGGCGTGGGACGTGATCGTGGCGGGCGACGTCTGCTACGAGCGCGCGATGGTCGACCGCGTGCTCCCGTGGCTGCGCCAGAAGGCCGCGGGCGCCACCGCGGTGATCGTCGGCGATCCCGGCCGCGCCTATTGCCCCTCCGAGGCGATCGAGGAGCTCGCGCGGTACCTCGTCCCCACGCCGCTCGACCTCGAAGGGCGCGAGCAGCGCGAGACGCGGGTGCTGCGGCTGCTGCCGCGCCCTTCGGACCGCGGCGAGGGGCAGCCCAGCCCGTAG
- a CDS encoding putative bifunctional diguanylate cyclase/phosphodiesterase yields the protein MAKIDDRPESSLHAAFDRSDVHRGSPDKQLVAWLSELDVGVIEVDAEQRVVRVNGAAERLTGWSIVEARGALLDRVLRLIPAAGTTSGDPDIDVGEMTELFDEGAPAKAAPPLALTPRREPVAPLAPVIIDEGALRTPGAPLGAPEAAAAGRPTSARYTALLERRDGSVIPVLHTIGTLAGRPTRESQRDSRPPPPPPGQIILFRELGAPGPLPIHPAKPRYDALTRLLDRYAIIDRIEEALNDCRANNTPYALCYIDLDRFRLVNATCGHEAGDDLLQWVATRVHEIVGPKDAAGRIGGDEFVLLLADKNEREAERIARDLQICLLEFRFGWAEKTFSIGASIGLVVLTPHFERAVDVLGAADHACRIAKENGRGRLQVYLDDQQMTTSRRSMQWVASLQRHLAEGRLRLYAQGIHPLIKPGAAHTPRGAHFEVLVRQLGEDGRFYSPVGIIQAAEQSGLIHVIDRYVARQAFRLIGALPQHALRRLDTCSINLSGVSLLREGLLDFLVEQLHRAQVPPSKICFEITETAALANLGEVLWFMQELGAMGCRFAIDDFGSGHASYGYLESLPVDYVKIDGMFVRDLKDNSLHRAIVESVHRIGDTLGIKTVAEQVENQEIAELLTSMGIHYAQGWHFDKPQPLVDLCGSLRAQGEPSIPDTSGSPEGR from the coding sequence GTGGCAAAGATCGATGACCGGCCGGAGTCGAGCCTGCACGCCGCGTTCGATCGCTCGGACGTGCACCGCGGCTCGCCGGACAAGCAGCTCGTGGCGTGGTTGTCCGAGCTCGACGTCGGCGTGATCGAAGTCGACGCCGAGCAGCGCGTGGTGCGCGTCAACGGTGCAGCGGAGCGGCTGACCGGCTGGTCGATCGTCGAGGCGCGCGGCGCGCTGCTCGATCGCGTGCTCCGGCTGATCCCGGCGGCGGGGACGACGAGCGGAGATCCGGACATCGACGTCGGAGAGATGACCGAGCTGTTCGACGAGGGCGCGCCGGCGAAGGCCGCTCCGCCGCTCGCGCTCACGCCGCGGCGCGAGCCGGTGGCGCCGCTCGCGCCGGTGATCATCGACGAGGGCGCGCTGCGCACGCCGGGCGCGCCGCTCGGCGCGCCGGAGGCCGCCGCGGCAGGCAGACCGACGTCCGCGCGGTACACCGCGCTGCTCGAGCGCCGCGACGGCTCTGTCATCCCCGTGCTCCACACGATCGGCACGCTCGCGGGGCGCCCCACGCGCGAGAGCCAGCGCGACTCGAGGCCGCCGCCGCCCCCGCCCGGACAGATCATCCTCTTCCGCGAGCTCGGCGCGCCGGGGCCGTTGCCGATCCACCCGGCCAAGCCCCGCTACGACGCGCTGACGCGGCTCCTCGATCGGTACGCGATCATCGATCGCATCGAGGAGGCGCTGAACGACTGCAGGGCGAACAACACGCCGTACGCGCTCTGCTACATCGACCTGGATCGCTTCCGGCTCGTGAACGCCACGTGCGGGCACGAGGCGGGCGACGATCTGCTCCAGTGGGTCGCGACGCGCGTGCACGAGATCGTCGGCCCGAAGGACGCGGCCGGGCGGATCGGCGGCGACGAGTTCGTCCTCTTGCTCGCGGACAAGAACGAGCGGGAAGCGGAGCGGATCGCGCGCGACCTGCAGATCTGCCTGCTCGAGTTCCGGTTCGGGTGGGCGGAGAAGACGTTCTCGATCGGCGCGAGCATCGGGCTCGTGGTGCTGACACCGCACTTCGAGCGCGCGGTCGACGTGCTCGGCGCCGCCGATCACGCGTGCCGGATCGCGAAGGAGAACGGGCGCGGGAGGCTGCAGGTCTACCTCGACGACCAGCAGATGACGACGAGCCGGCGCTCGATGCAGTGGGTCGCGAGCCTGCAGCGCCACCTCGCCGAGGGGCGGCTCCGGCTCTACGCGCAGGGCATCCACCCGCTCATCAAGCCGGGCGCGGCGCACACCCCCCGCGGCGCGCACTTCGAGGTGCTCGTGCGGCAGCTCGGCGAGGACGGCCGGTTCTACTCGCCGGTCGGCATCATCCAGGCGGCGGAGCAGAGCGGCCTGATCCACGTGATCGATCGCTACGTCGCGCGCCAGGCGTTCCGGCTCATCGGCGCGCTGCCGCAGCACGCGCTGAGGCGCCTCGACACGTGCTCGATCAACCTGTCGGGCGTGTCGCTGCTGCGCGAGGGCCTGCTCGACTTCCTCGTCGAGCAGCTGCACCGGGCGCAGGTGCCGCCGAGCAAGATCTGCTTCGAGATCACCGAGACGGCGGCGCTCGCCAACCTCGGCGAGGTGCTGTGGTTCATGCAGGAGCTCGGCGCCATGGGGTGCCGGTTCGCGATCGACGACTTCGGCAGCGGGCACGCGTCGTACGGCTATCTGGAGAGCCTGCCTGTCGACTACGTCAAGATCGACGGCATGTTCGTGCGCGATCTGAAGGACAACTCGCTCCACCGCGCGATCGTGGAGTCGGTGCACCGCATCGGCGACACGCTCGGCATCAAGACGGTCGCCGAGCAGGTGGAGAACCAGGAGATCGCCGAGCTGCTCACGTCGATGGGCATCCACTACGCGCAGGGGTGGCACTTCGACAAGCCGCAGCCGCTCGTGGACCTCTGCGGGTCCCTGCGCGCCCAGGGCGAGCCGAGCATCCCGGACACGAGCGGCTCGCCGGAAGGCCGCTGA
- a CDS encoding cysteine hydrolase family protein: MASGKWTRQSSPPRVFVDVDVQRDFCEETGALYVQGSPNALFRRLTEHAVAHGIPIVGSVDSHAWDAWEFASNDTPAPEGGKPGFPDHCVKGTPGWLKVEGTLPPRFRFLPNVERAPIDAAVRELAAGKSQAVYFEKEVYSLFANPLAEAFLRDLAAALGDAPELVVYGVATDYCVRAAALGLAQRGYRTALLTDAVAGITEAGVAAALAEMQAAGVTLTTSSALLF; this comes from the coding sequence ATGGCGAGCGGTAAATGGACGCGGCAATCATCGCCCCCGAGGGTGTTCGTGGACGTCGACGTCCAGCGGGACTTCTGCGAGGAGACCGGCGCGCTTTACGTGCAGGGCTCGCCGAACGCGCTGTTCCGGAGGCTCACCGAGCACGCCGTCGCGCACGGGATCCCCATCGTCGGCTCGGTCGACTCGCACGCGTGGGACGCGTGGGAGTTCGCGTCGAACGACACGCCGGCCCCCGAGGGCGGCAAGCCGGGCTTCCCCGACCACTGCGTGAAGGGGACGCCGGGCTGGCTGAAGGTCGAGGGGACGCTGCCGCCGCGCTTCCGCTTCCTCCCGAACGTGGAGCGCGCGCCCATCGACGCGGCGGTGCGCGAGCTCGCGGCGGGCAAGAGCCAGGCGGTCTACTTCGAGAAGGAGGTTTACAGCCTCTTCGCGAACCCGCTCGCCGAGGCGTTCCTGCGCGACCTCGCCGCGGCGCTCGGCGACGCGCCGGAGCTCGTCGTCTACGGCGTGGCGACCGACTACTGCGTCCGCGCCGCCGCCCTCGGCCTCGCCCAGCGCGGCTACCGCACGGCGCTCCTGACCGACGCCGTCGCCGGCATCACCGAGGCCGGGGTCGCCGCGGCGCTCGCCGAGATGCAGGCCGCCGGCGTCACGCTCACGACATCGTCGGCGCTTCTCTTCTAG
- a CDS encoding nicotinate phosphoribosyltransferase, with protein MDALHTDLYQLTMAAGYFHRGMASRVATCELFVRRLPRHRRFLVAMGLARVVRYLEELRFTEEQIAYLSALPALADAMTPAFCSYLRDFRFHGDVWAIPEGTAFFANEPVLRVTAPLIEAQLIETFALSAINHATAIASKAARIVLAAGDAGVIEFGTRRAHPEAAIDAARVAYAVGCVGTSNVEAGMRFGIPVLGTAAHMWTMAHPTEQAAFEAYVAVFPSAAILLIDTYDTLVGAARAAAIARDKLKGVRLDSGDLGALSVAVRRILDDAGCTSAKIVASGDLNEHRIAELRRAGAPIDLYGVGTDLVTSIDAPALGGVYKLVEIGDVERGAGGERTPIAKFSEGKATLPGAHQVHRFRDRSGKLARDVIALDGEPMSPDAEPLLAPVMARGARVAPREALDAVRLRARAELAGLPEALLSIDDEPEPGAPFAAEVSPRLGALVEAVRARVVSGAGHP; from the coding sequence GTGGACGCCCTGCACACCGATCTGTACCAGCTGACCATGGCGGCGGGCTATTTCCACCGCGGCATGGCCTCGCGCGTCGCGACGTGCGAGCTCTTCGTGCGGCGGCTTCCCCGGCACCGGCGCTTCCTCGTCGCGATGGGCCTCGCGCGGGTCGTGCGATACCTCGAGGAGCTCCGCTTCACCGAAGAGCAGATCGCCTACCTGAGCGCGCTGCCCGCCCTCGCGGACGCGATGACGCCGGCGTTCTGCAGCTACCTGCGGGACTTCCGCTTCCACGGTGACGTCTGGGCCATCCCCGAGGGCACCGCGTTCTTCGCGAACGAGCCGGTGCTGCGCGTCACGGCGCCGCTCATCGAGGCGCAGCTCATCGAGACGTTCGCCCTGTCCGCCATCAACCACGCCACCGCGATCGCGTCGAAGGCCGCGCGGATCGTCCTGGCCGCCGGCGACGCGGGGGTCATCGAGTTCGGCACCCGGAGGGCCCACCCGGAGGCGGCGATCGACGCGGCGCGCGTCGCGTACGCGGTCGGCTGCGTCGGCACCTCCAACGTCGAGGCCGGGATGCGCTTCGGCATCCCGGTGCTCGGGACGGCCGCGCACATGTGGACCATGGCCCACCCGACGGAGCAGGCCGCGTTCGAGGCCTACGTCGCCGTCTTCCCGAGCGCGGCGATCCTGCTCATCGACACCTACGACACGCTCGTCGGCGCGGCGCGCGCCGCGGCGATCGCGCGCGACAAGCTGAAAGGCGTCCGGCTCGACTCCGGCGACCTCGGCGCGCTCAGCGTGGCCGTGCGCAGGATCCTGGATGACGCAGGCTGCACGTCGGCGAAGATCGTCGCCTCGGGTGATCTGAACGAGCACCGCATCGCCGAGCTCCGTCGCGCCGGGGCGCCCATCGACCTCTACGGCGTCGGGACGGATCTCGTGACGTCGATCGACGCTCCGGCGCTGGGCGGCGTCTACAAGCTCGTGGAGATCGGCGACGTCGAGCGGGGCGCCGGCGGAGAGCGCACGCCCATCGCGAAGTTCTCGGAAGGGAAGGCGACCCTGCCCGGCGCGCACCAGGTGCACCGCTTCCGCGATCGATCGGGGAAGCTGGCCCGCGACGTGATCGCGCTCGACGGCGAGCCGATGAGCCCCGACGCAGAGCCGCTGCTCGCGCCCGTGATGGCGCGCGGCGCCCGGGTCGCGCCGCGCGAGGCGCTCGACGCCGTCCGGCTGCGCGCACGCGCGGAGCTCGCCGGGCTCCCGGAGGCGCTCCTCTCCATCGACGACGAGCCCGAGCCGGGCGCGCCCTTCGCGGCCGAGGTGTCGCCGCGGCTCGGCGCGCTCGTGGAGGCGGTGCGCGCCCGCGTCGTCTCCGGCGCAGGACACCCGTAG
- a CDS encoding nucleotidyltransferase family protein: protein MNVPREGAILAAMASAMILAAGLGTRLRPLTDEMPKPLLWLGDRPLIAHIAERLVAGGVVRVAVNKSHLAERFSRDLLAAFPVPVEVLHEPEPLGTAGGLANAAGALGEGDLVLWNGDILIDLDVAALSAAHAAHGRHGAGATLAVAPRPVGEGTIGVGARGEVVRLRGERFGDEVAGGDFVGVHVVGGALRRRLPPRGCMVGDVYLPWLREGRSLATFAAPAVWHDIGTLAAYLAASAHWLSQRGLGSYVGPGASVAEGVDVAGSVVGAGARVEGAGALRGCVVWPGAQVVLGAGAPLERAVVTAKGTVARAAA from the coding sequence TTGAACGTTCCCCGTGAAGGGGCGATCCTCGCGGCCATGGCGTCTGCCATGATCCTCGCGGCGGGGCTCGGGACCCGGCTCCGCCCGCTCACGGACGAGATGCCGAAGCCGCTCCTGTGGCTCGGCGATCGGCCGCTCATCGCGCACATCGCCGAGCGGCTCGTCGCGGGCGGCGTCGTTCGCGTCGCGGTGAACAAGTCCCACCTCGCGGAGCGATTCTCGCGCGATCTGCTCGCGGCGTTCCCGGTGCCCGTCGAGGTCCTGCACGAGCCGGAGCCCCTCGGCACCGCCGGGGGCCTCGCGAACGCGGCGGGCGCGCTCGGCGAGGGTGACCTGGTCCTCTGGAACGGCGACATCCTGATCGATCTCGACGTGGCGGCGCTCTCGGCGGCGCACGCGGCGCACGGCCGGCACGGCGCGGGGGCGACGCTCGCGGTCGCGCCGCGGCCGGTCGGGGAGGGGACGATCGGCGTCGGCGCGCGGGGCGAGGTGGTGCGGCTCCGCGGCGAGCGCTTCGGCGACGAGGTCGCGGGCGGCGATTTCGTGGGCGTGCACGTGGTCGGCGGGGCGCTCCGGCGAAGGCTGCCGCCGCGCGGGTGCATGGTGGGGGACGTGTACCTGCCGTGGCTGCGCGAGGGGCGCTCGCTCGCGACGTTCGCGGCGCCCGCCGTGTGGCACGACATCGGAACGCTGGCCGCGTACCTGGCGGCGAGCGCGCACTGGCTCTCGCAGCGCGGCCTGGGGAGCTACGTCGGCCCGGGGGCGTCCGTCGCCGAGGGCGTGGACGTGGCGGGCAGCGTGGTCGGCGCGGGGGCGCGGGTCGAGGGGGCCGGCGCGCTGCGCGGGTGCGTGGTCTGGCCGGGCGCGCAGGTGGTCCTCGGCGCCGGCGCCCCGCTCGAGCGCGCGGTGGTCACGGCGAAGGGGACGGTCGCGCGCGCGGCGGCGTGA